From bacterium, one genomic window encodes:
- a CDS encoding peptide chain release factor-like protein — MALSKYGISQVKEKRLHEKMQQLGINESDIIERFVRSSGAGGQKVNKTSTCVYLKHIPSGIEVKCQKERSQVLNRFLARRILADKIEQIQLGKKSEEAKRIAKIRRQKRKRSKRTKEKILRVKKIQSEKKKSRAFKAEEELDL; from the coding sequence ATGGCTTTATCTAAGTATGGAATAAGTCAGGTAAAAGAAAAAAGACTCCATGAAAAAATGCAACAGCTGGGTATCAATGAATCGGATATCATTGAACGCTTTGTCCGTTCCAGCGGCGCAGGCGGGCAGAAAGTAAATAAAACCTCAACATGTGTTTATCTTAAGCATATTCCATCAGGTATTGAGGTCAAATGCCAGAAAGAACGCTCACAGGTACTTAACAGATTCCTAGCCCGCAGAATACTCGCTGATAAAATAGAGCAGATTCAGCTAGGCAAGAAAAGCGAAGAAGCGAAGCGCATTGCCAAAATAAGGCGACAGAAACGCAAGAGATCAAAAAGGACAAAAGAGAAAATTCTCAGAGTAAAAAAAATTCAGTCGGAAAAGAAAAAATCCCGCGCTTTTAAAGCAGAAGAAGAATTAGACTTATAA